Proteins encoded in a region of the Bradyrhizobium sp. CB3481 genome:
- a CDS encoding LapA family protein — protein sequence MRKFFTALVVIPLGLIFIVFAVANRHFVTVSFDPFNAADPAIAVSMPLFAVIISVAILGVAAGGIATWFRQRHWRRAARHHEADARRARAEAADLRAAAAVSRTDQQRLPAPSQYGFYGAAGRDKQGATL from the coding sequence ATGCGAAAGTTCTTCACGGCACTGGTCGTCATCCCCCTGGGGCTGATCTTCATCGTCTTCGCGGTCGCCAACCGGCATTTCGTGACGGTGTCGTTCGACCCCTTCAATGCGGCCGATCCGGCGATCGCGGTCTCGATGCCGCTGTTTGCCGTGATCATTTCGGTGGCCATTCTGGGAGTCGCCGCGGGCGGTATCGCGACCTGGTTCCGGCAGCGCCATTGGCGGCGGGCGGCGCGCCACCATGAGGCCGATGCCCGCCGGGCCAGGGCCGAAGCGGCCGATTTGCGGGCCGCGGCGGCGGTTTCCCGGACCGACCAGCAGCGGCTGCCGGCGCCCTCCCAGTACGGCTTCTATGGGGCCGCCGGGCGAGACAAGCAGGGCGCGACGTTGTAG
- a CDS encoding folylpolyglutamate synthase/dihydrofolate synthase family protein — MNLPAARSHPLGELIARLSALHPKRIDLSLDRMHRLLACLDHPERTLPPVIHVAGTNGKGSTIAYLRAILEAAGLAVHVYTSPYLVRINECFRIGAKGGGRLVEDAELRRVLENCEAVNQGEPITIFEIETAAAFCLFAEHEADIVLLETGLGGRLDATNVIERPAATVISPISMDHTEFLGSSLTAIAGEKAAVIKRGAPVISAEQAMEVMSVIEAQAARMRAPLHAAGQHWHVGVERGRLVYQDERGLMDLAAPKLFGRHQFDNAGLAIATLRAIETFRIGMAAFEAGIINAEWPARMQRLVAGALIDQGPKGCEIWLDGGHNAEGGRVAAAALGDLEERVSRPLVVIAGMMANKDAGAFLANFAGLTRHIIAVPIPGRDNAMSPDQLADAARALGMRVENAASVEAALHALSRLAYEAPPRILITGSLYLAGHVLDINGTPPG; from the coding sequence GTGAACCTGCCCGCCGCCAGATCCCATCCGCTCGGTGAATTGATCGCGCGGCTGTCTGCGCTGCATCCGAAGCGGATCGATCTCAGCCTCGATCGCATGCACCGTCTCCTGGCGTGTCTTGATCATCCCGAGCGGACGCTGCCACCGGTGATCCATGTCGCCGGCACCAACGGCAAGGGCTCCACGATCGCGTACTTGCGCGCGATCCTGGAGGCTGCGGGCCTTGCCGTGCACGTCTATACCTCGCCCTACCTGGTCAGGATCAACGAGTGCTTTCGCATCGGCGCAAAAGGCGGCGGCCGGCTGGTTGAGGACGCGGAGCTGCGCCGCGTGCTGGAGAATTGCGAAGCGGTCAATCAAGGCGAGCCGATCACGATCTTCGAGATCGAGACCGCGGCGGCGTTTTGCCTGTTCGCGGAGCATGAGGCCGATATCGTGCTGCTGGAGACCGGCCTCGGCGGCCGGCTGGACGCCACCAACGTCATCGAGCGGCCGGCTGCAACCGTCATCTCACCCATCAGCATGGACCACACCGAGTTTCTCGGCAGTTCGCTGACCGCCATCGCCGGCGAGAAGGCTGCGGTCATCAAGCGCGGTGCGCCGGTGATCTCAGCGGAGCAGGCGATGGAGGTGATGTCGGTGATTGAGGCGCAGGCAGCGCGCATGCGCGCCCCGCTGCATGCGGCCGGCCAGCATTGGCATGTCGGTGTCGAACGCGGGCGGCTGGTCTATCAGGACGAGCGCGGGCTGATGGACCTCGCCGCGCCAAAACTGTTCGGCCGCCATCAGTTCGACAATGCCGGCCTTGCGATTGCGACGCTGCGCGCGATCGAGACGTTCAGGATCGGAATGGCGGCGTTCGAGGCCGGCATCATCAATGCCGAATGGCCGGCGCGGATGCAGCGGCTGGTCGCCGGCGCGCTGATCGACCAGGGGCCGAAGGGCTGCGAGATCTGGCTCGACGGCGGGCACAACGCCGAAGGCGGGCGCGTTGCCGCCGCCGCGCTCGGCGATCTCGAAGAACGGGTGTCGCGTCCGCTGGTGGTGATCGCGGGCATGATGGCGAACAAGGATGCCGGCGCGTTTCTCGCCAATTTCGCCGGGCTGACGCGCCACATCATCGCGGTGCCGATCCCGGGCCGCGACAACGCAATGTCGCCCGACCAGCTGGCGGATGCGGCGCGCGCGCTCGGCATGCGCGTGGAAAATGCTGCAAGTGTCGAAGCGGCGCTGCACGCGCTCTCGCGCCTCGCTTACGAAGCACCGCCGCGGATTCTGATTACCGGCTCGCTCTATCTCGCCGGCCATGTGCTCGACATCAACGGCACGCCGCCAGGCTGA
- the trpA gene encoding tryptophan synthase subunit alpha, producing the protein MTTRIDARFAELKKQGRSAFVTFVMAGDPDPKTSLDIVKALPKAGADIIEIGMPFTDPMADGPSIQAAGLRALKAGMTLKKTLEMVRGFRQDDDLTPLVLMGYYNPIYIYGVDKFLADAKAAGVDGLIIVDLPPEEDDELCLPAMKAGLNFIRLATPTTDDKRLPAVLANTSGFVYYVSITGITGAAAADSTAVGDAVARIKRHTKLPVCVGFGIRTPEAARAIAENANGAVVGTALVDALRGSLDAEGRATAKTVGAVADLVAALAQGVRGAKQAAE; encoded by the coding sequence ATGACCACCCGTATCGACGCGCGTTTCGCCGAACTGAAGAAGCAGGGCCGCTCCGCCTTCGTCACCTTCGTGATGGCCGGCGATCCCGATCCCAAGACATCGCTCGACATCGTCAAGGCGTTGCCCAAGGCCGGCGCCGACATCATCGAGATCGGCATGCCCTTTACCGATCCGATGGCGGACGGGCCCTCGATCCAGGCGGCCGGCCTGCGCGCACTGAAGGCCGGCATGACGCTGAAGAAGACGCTGGAGATGGTCCGCGGCTTCCGCCAGGACGACGACTTAACGCCGCTGGTGCTGATGGGCTATTACAATCCGATCTACATCTACGGCGTCGACAAATTCCTCGCCGATGCCAAGGCCGCCGGCGTTGACGGGTTGATCATCGTCGACCTGCCGCCGGAGGAGGACGATGAACTCTGCCTGCCGGCGATGAAGGCCGGGCTCAATTTCATCCGTCTGGCGACGCCGACCACCGACGACAAGCGCCTGCCGGCCGTGCTCGCGAACACCTCTGGCTTCGTCTATTACGTCTCCATCACCGGCATCACCGGCGCGGCCGCGGCCGACTCGACGGCCGTCGGCGATGCGGTGGCGCGCATCAAGCGGCATACCAAGCTGCCGGTCTGCGTCGGCTTCGGCATCCGCACCCCGGAGGCGGCGCGGGCGATTGCGGAAAATGCCAATGGCGCCGTGGTCGGCACCGCGCTGGTCGATGCGCTCCGCGGCAGCCTCGACGCCGAGGGGCGCGCGACCGCCAAGACCGTGGGCGCCGTGGCCGATCTGGTGGCCGCGCTGGCGCAGGGCGTGCGGGGCGCGAAACAGGCGGCCGAATAG
- the trpB gene encoding tryptophan synthase subunit beta, whose protein sequence is MNPKLPNSFRTGPDERGHFGIFGGRFVAETLMPLILDLEKAYAEAKADPAFQAEMNGYLKNYVGRPSPLYLAERLTEHLGGAKIYLKREELNHTGSHKVNNVLGQIMVARRMGKKRIIAETGAGQHGVATATLCARFGLECVVYMGAVDVARQQPNVIRMEMLGAKVIPVQSGARTLKDAMNDALRDWVTNVHNTFYCIGTVAGPHPYPMMVRDFQSVIGNETRQQMQEAEGRLPDSLIACIGGGSNAMGLFHPFLDDPSVEIFGVEAAGHGLTQLHAASIAGGRPGVLHGNRTYLLMDEDGQIEEAHSISAGLDYPGIGPEHAWLHETGRVKYLSATDEEALEAFQLLSRLEGIIPALESAHAIAKLAELAPQRPRDHLMVVNLSGRGDKDVPQVGDILKGRKTL, encoded by the coding sequence ATGAATCCAAAGCTGCCCAATTCCTTCCGCACCGGTCCCGACGAGCGCGGGCATTTCGGCATTTTCGGCGGACGCTTCGTCGCCGAGACGCTGATGCCACTGATCCTCGACCTGGAAAAGGCCTATGCCGAGGCCAAGGCCGATCCGGCGTTCCAGGCCGAGATGAACGGCTATCTCAAGAACTATGTCGGCCGTCCGTCGCCGCTCTATCTCGCCGAGCGGCTGACCGAGCATCTCGGCGGCGCGAAGATTTATCTGAAGCGCGAGGAGCTGAATCACACTGGCTCGCACAAGGTCAACAACGTGCTCGGCCAGATCATGGTGGCGCGGCGGATGGGCAAAAAGCGCATCATCGCCGAGACCGGCGCCGGCCAGCATGGCGTTGCCACCGCGACGCTGTGCGCGCGCTTCGGCCTCGAATGCGTGGTCTATATGGGCGCGGTCGACGTCGCGCGGCAGCAGCCCAACGTGATCCGCATGGAGATGCTGGGCGCCAAGGTGATCCCGGTGCAATCGGGCGCGCGGACGCTGAAGGATGCGATGAACGACGCGCTGCGTGACTGGGTCACCAATGTGCACAACACGTTCTACTGCATCGGCACGGTGGCGGGCCCGCACCCTTATCCGATGATGGTGCGCGATTTCCAGTCGGTGATCGGCAACGAGACGCGCCAGCAGATGCAAGAAGCTGAGGGCCGCCTGCCGGATTCGCTGATCGCCTGCATCGGCGGCGGCTCGAATGCGATGGGGCTGTTTCATCCCTTCCTCGACGATCCCTCGGTCGAGATCTTTGGCGTCGAAGCGGCCGGCCATGGGCTGACGCAACTGCACGCGGCGTCGATCGCCGGCGGCCGTCCCGGCGTGCTGCACGGCAACCGCACTTATTTGCTTATGGACGAAGACGGCCAGATCGAGGAGGCGCATTCAATCTCCGCCGGCCTCGACTATCCCGGCATCGGGCCGGAGCACGCCTGGCTGCACGAAACCGGCCGCGTGAAATATCTCTCCGCGACCGACGAGGAAGCGCTCGAGGCGTTCCAGTTGTTGTCGCGCCTGGAAGGCATCATTCCGGCGCTGGAATCCGCGCATGCGATCGCCAAACTGGCTGAACTCGCGCCGCAGCGCCCCAGGGATCATCTGATGGTGGTCAACCTCTCCGGCCGTGGCGACAAGGACGTGCCGCAGGTCGGCGACATCTTGAAGGGCAGGAAGACGCTGTAA
- the accD gene encoding acetyl-CoA carboxylase, carboxyltransferase subunit beta, which produces MNWLTNVVRPKIRNMLRRETPENLWIKCPDSGQLVFYKDVEANQFVIPGSNYHMRMGATARLKSIFDGETWYDIALPEVTADPLKFRDERKYVDRIKDARAKTGMNDAIKVGFGKLEGMGVVIAVQDFDFMGGSLGMAAGEAIVRGLELALEKKSPFIMFAASGGARMQEGILSLMQMPRTTVGVQMLREAKLPYIVVLTNPTTGGVTASYAMLGDVHIAEPGALIGFAGARVIEQTIREKLPEGFQRAEYLLDHGMVDMVVHRHEMRPTLARLCRLLTKSPALETASKPSPQVTDPAQIVSAPEAVPAAPHA; this is translated from the coding sequence ATGAATTGGCTCACCAACGTCGTCCGGCCGAAGATCCGCAACATGCTGCGGCGCGAGACGCCGGAGAACCTGTGGATCAAGTGTCCGGATTCCGGGCAGCTCGTATTCTACAAGGACGTCGAGGCCAATCAGTTCGTCATCCCCGGCTCGAACTACCACATGCGCATGGGCGCGACGGCGCGGCTGAAGTCGATCTTCGATGGCGAGACCTGGTACGACATCGCGCTGCCCGAGGTGACGGCCGATCCGCTGAAGTTTCGCGACGAGCGCAAATATGTCGATCGCATCAAGGATGCCCGCGCCAAGACCGGGATGAACGACGCGATCAAGGTCGGCTTTGGCAAGCTCGAAGGCATGGGCGTCGTCATCGCGGTGCAGGATTTCGATTTCATGGGCGGCTCGCTCGGCATGGCCGCAGGCGAGGCGATCGTGCGCGGGCTTGAACTCGCGCTCGAAAAGAAATCGCCCTTCATCATGTTCGCCGCCTCCGGCGGCGCGCGGATGCAGGAAGGCATTTTGTCGCTGATGCAGATGCCGCGGACCACCGTCGGCGTGCAGATGCTGCGCGAGGCGAAGCTGCCCTACATCGTGGTGCTGACCAATCCGACCACCGGCGGCGTCACCGCCTCCTACGCCATGCTGGGCGACGTCCATATCGCCGAGCCGGGCGCGCTGATCGGCTTCGCCGGCGCGCGCGTGATCGAGCAGACCATCCGCGAGAAGCTGCCGGAAGGATTCCAGCGCGCCGAATATCTGCTCGACCACGGCATGGTCGACATGGTGGTGCACCGCCACGAGATGCGTCCGACGCTGGCGCGGCTCTGCCGGCTCCTGACCAAATCGCCGGCGCTCGAAACTGCCTCAAAGCCTTCGCCGCAGGTCACGGATCCCGCGCAAATCGTCTCGGCGCCGGAAGCCGTGCCGGCTGCGCCCCACGCGTGA
- a CDS encoding metallophosphoesterase family protein yields MRFAAIADVHGNYLALEAVLADIRAQGISEIVNLGDMASGPLDARRAMDALMALDAAHVLGNHDRWLIDRPPEKMGSWDRPAHAQLDAGHLDWLRTVPSTRIFRDQVFLCHATPADDNVYWLETVMPDGSVKMSPREAIEKQAEGISQPLILCAHTHVARAVRLSDGRLVVNPGSVGSPGFSYSVPFPHLIEAGTPDARYAVLELVAGSWRVTFRHVAYDNQAMAALARRNGNAEFASALETGWVR; encoded by the coding sequence ATGCGTTTTGCCGCCATAGCCGATGTGCACGGAAATTATCTCGCGTTGGAAGCCGTGCTCGCCGATATCCGCGCGCAGGGCATTAGCGAGATCGTCAATCTCGGCGACATGGCGAGCGGCCCGCTCGACGCCCGCCGCGCGATGGATGCGCTGATGGCGCTCGACGCGGCTCACGTGCTCGGCAATCATGATCGCTGGCTGATCGATCGGCCGCCGGAGAAGATGGGCTCATGGGACCGGCCGGCTCATGCGCAGCTCGACGCCGGCCATCTCGACTGGCTGCGCACGGTGCCATCGACGCGGATATTTCGCGATCAGGTCTTTCTCTGCCACGCCACGCCTGCGGACGACAACGTCTACTGGCTGGAGACGGTGATGCCGGACGGGTCGGTCAAAATGTCGCCGCGGGAAGCGATCGAGAAACAGGCGGAAGGCATTTCGCAGCCGCTGATTCTGTGCGCCCATACCCACGTCGCGCGCGCGGTCAGACTCAGCGACGGGCGCTTGGTGGTCAATCCCGGCAGCGTCGGCAGCCCCGGCTTTTCCTACAGCGTTCCATTCCCGCATCTGATCGAGGCCGGTACGCCCGACGCCCGCTACGCGGTTCTCGAACTGGTGGCGGGAAGCTGGCGTGTGACGTTCCGGCATGTGGCCTACGATAACCAGGCGATGGCGGCATTGGCGCGCCGCAATGGCAACGCCGAATTCGCTTCCGCACTCGAGACGGGATGGGTCAGGTAG
- a CDS encoding phosphoribosylanthranilate isomerase codes for MSLLVKICGLSTRETLEVALSAGADMVGFVFFPPSPRHLSLEVARELGKQAKGRATKVALTVDADDATLENIVETLRPDLLQLHGKETTARVRDIKAKFALSVMKVIAVETSADLAALPGYASVADRILFDARAPKGATRPGGLGAVFDWHVLEKLDLKLPFMVSGGLTAGNVAEAVSVTRAGGVDVSSGVESSPGVKDPELIRHFIRAARATEELMVR; via the coding sequence ATGTCCCTGCTCGTCAAAATTTGCGGCCTGTCCACGCGTGAGACGCTCGAGGTAGCGCTCTCGGCCGGCGCCGACATGGTGGGCTTCGTGTTCTTTCCGCCCTCGCCGCGCCATCTCAGCCTCGAGGTCGCGCGCGAGCTGGGCAAGCAGGCCAAGGGCCGCGCGACCAAGGTGGCGCTGACGGTCGATGCCGACGACGCCACGCTTGAAAACATCGTCGAGACGCTGCGGCCGGATTTGTTGCAGCTACACGGCAAGGAAACCACCGCGCGGGTGCGCGACATCAAGGCGAAGTTCGCGCTGTCGGTCATGAAGGTGATCGCGGTCGAGACGTCGGCCGATCTCGCGGCGCTGCCCGGCTATGCCAGCGTGGCCGACCGCATCCTGTTCGACGCCCGCGCGCCAAAGGGCGCCACCCGTCCCGGCGGGCTCGGGGCGGTGTTCGACTGGCACGTCCTGGAAAAGCTCGATCTCAAATTGCCCTTCATGGTCTCGGGCGGCCTCACCGCCGGCAACGTCGCCGAGGCTGTCAGCGTCACCCGCGCCGGCGGCGTTGACGTGTCCTCCGGCGTCGAAAGCTCGCCCGGCGTCAAGGATCCCGAGCTGATCCGCCATTTCATTCGCGCTGCACGCGCCACCGAAGAATTGATGGTCCGATGA